In Panthera leo isolate Ple1 chromosome B3, P.leo_Ple1_pat1.1, whole genome shotgun sequence, a single genomic region encodes these proteins:
- the IDH2 gene encoding isocitrate dehydrogenase [NADP], mitochondrial, whose amino-acid sequence MAGYLRVVRSLCRASGSGPAWAPAAPTGPNLQEQPRRHYADKRIKVAKPVVEMDGDEMTRIIWQFIKEKLILPHVDVQLKYFDLGLPNRDQTNDQVTVDSALATQKYSVAVKCATITPDEARVEEFKLKKMWKSPNGTIRNILGGTVFREPIICKNIPRLVPGWTKPITIGRHAHGDQYKATDFVVDRAGTFKIVFSPKDGSGAKEWEVFNFPAGGVGMGMYNTDESISGFAHSCFQYAIQKKWPLYMSTKNTILKAYDGRFKDIFQEIFDKHYKTDFDKNKIWYEHRLIDDMVAQVLKSSGGFVWACKNYDGDVQSDILAQGFGSLGLMTSVLVCPDGKTIEAEAAHGTVTRHYREHQKGRPTSTNPIASIFAWTRGLEHRGKLDGNQDLIRFAQTLEKVCVQTVESGAMTKDLAGCIHGLSNVKLNEHFLNTSDFLDTIKNNLDKALGQ is encoded by the exons ATGCCGACAAGAGGATCAAGGTGGCGAAGCCGGTGGTGGAGATGGACGGCGATGAGATGACCCGGATCATCTGGCAGTTCATCAAGGAGAAG CTCATCCTGCCGCACGTGGATGTCCAGCTCAAGTATTTCGACCTGGGGCTCCCAAACCGTGACCAGACCAACGACCAGGTCACCGTAGACTCCGCACTGGCCACCCAGAAGTACAGTGTGGCTGTGAAGTGCGCCACCATCACCCCCGATGAGGCCCGTGTGGAAG AATTCAAGCTGAAGAAGATGTGGAAGAGTCCCAATGGAACCATCCGAAACATCCTTGGGGGGACCGTCTTCCGGGAACCCATCATCTGCAAAAACATCCCACGCCTCGTCCCCGGCTGGACCAAGCCCATCACCATTGGCAGGCACGCCCATGGCGACCAG TACAAGGCCACAGACTTTGTGGTCGACCGGGCCGGCACGTTCAAGATCGTCTTCTCCCCGAAGGATGGCAGTGGCGCTAAGGAGTGGGAAGTGTTCAATTTCCCTGCCGGCGGCGTGGGGATGGGCATGTACAACACGGATGAG TCCATCTCGGGTTTTGCGCACAGCTGCTTCCAGTACGCCATCCAGAAGAAGTGGCCGCTGTACATGAGCACCAAGAACACCATCCTGAAAGCCTACGACGGGCGCTTCAAGGACATCTTCCAGGAAATCTTTGACAA GCACTATAAGACCGACTTCGACAAGAATAAGATCTGGTACGAGCACCGGCTCATCGATGACATGGTGGCTCAGGTCCTCAAGTCTTCAGGCGGCTTCGTGTGGGCCTGCAAGAACTACGACGGAGATGTGCAGTCGGACATCCTGGCCCAGG GCTTTGGCTCCCTCGGCCTGATGACGTCTGTGCTGGTCTGCCCAGATGGGAAGACCATCGAGGCTGAGGCCGCTCACGGGACGGTCACCCGCCATTATAGGGAGCACCAGAAG ggccgGCCTACCAGCACCAACCCCATCGCCAGCATCTTTGCCTGGACGCGTGGCCTGGAGCACCGGGGGAAGCTGGATGGGAACCAGGACCTCATCAG GTTTGCACAGACCCTGGAGAAGGTGTGTGTCCAGACGGTGGAGAGCGGAGCCATGACCAAGGACCTGGCGGGCTGCATCCATGGCCTCAGCAA CGTGAAGCTGAACGAGCACTTCCTGAACACCTCGGACTTCCTGGACACCATCAAGAACAACCTGGACAAGGCCCTGGGCCAGTag